A portion of the Anthonomus grandis grandis chromosome 7, icAntGran1.3, whole genome shotgun sequence genome contains these proteins:
- the LOC126738734 gene encoding uncharacterized protein LOC126738734, with protein MGHAYTNCTSSRCQKCNLKHHTLLHFVRKSNAEPYSEQNTQESQGAANSLVNTTINMSSERCYNKEQVLLQTALVQVKDINGGYQVCRALLDSGSQSHFISQKCSDRLGLPKIELSSTITGVGKTINQLKYRCMVQLEGLKTNYKTELSCLVIPILSDNYPSNSFSTGNWPIPNHINLADPSFNHSGDIDILIGGSVYLNLLCIGQISLGEGLPVLQKTRLGWIIGGECNKGNLNKVLRPSSFSCHFSGKFSIEDMLQRFWEVEEVQVEKKLLSGEEQQCEGIFSKTTSRNESGRFIVHIPLKDSPECLGDSRHQAVRRFFALENKLAKNPILSEKYIAFMEEYKRLGHMVEVPPEELNKSPSFYFPHHCVTNDKSPTTKLRVVFDGSAVSESGESLNSIQLVGPTLQDELFQIILRFRQHNVVICADIIKMYRQILIHPSQLDLQRIVWRSDPSHDLLTYKLQTVTYGTSSAPYLAVRCLKQLASESSDTYPKASKVIDKDFYMDDWISGSESAGGAINLCNEVSEVLRSGGFELQKWASNSKEVLDHLRDKYSLSSILVFGESEKTKTLGLYWLCDEDYLMFRINNNDRDRITKRTVLSDIAQIFDPLGLVAPCVIVAKVILQRLWLNKLSWDESLPSDLNTRWCNFKQQLPKLNYVKIPRHVLCYNPVSIEIHGFSDASLEAYGACIYLRSVTKSGDMQVRLLCSKSKVSPLKVLTIPRLELCAAYLLATLVNKVRILMNLKFDACYLWTDSSVCLSWIKTPPNLLQTFVGNRVCQIQSMSSPDQWNHISSQDNPADVLSRGISPQNLGSFELWWRGPHWLAYPNHDWPKSKFNPLEVLPELKRQVMSFKIEEVNPFPFNRFSSLSKLQRVCAYCWRFIKNCQKKGSPEKSSNVSSSYLSVSELQEAFLVLIKISQQKSFSEEIIDLSNNRSVSKSSKLKRLNPFLDDKGFLRVGGRLEQSNFDFDKKHPIVLDSKHELTGLLFKHEHIRLYHAGPQLLLYSVRDKYWPIGGRTLARKIVYECVRCFRAKPRNKSVIMGMLPADRVIPAPHFSSCGVDYAGPVLIKNKRGKGCIKIKGYIAVFVCFTTKAIHLEVVTELTKEAFIATFRRFVARRGKPNKMFSDNGTNFVGAKSELEALGKFLQESSDNISELIANQGVEWHFIPAFSPHFGGLWEAGVKSCKVHLKRVLANACLVYEDFSTVLCEIEAILNSRPLTPMSNDPSDYSALTPSHFLIGRPMMPLPDPEVRHIPENRLSVYQRFQQMQQHFWSRWAVEYVSELQVLQKWHTSQQSLKPGMLVVVKENNISPLRWCMGRIEKVHPGQDGVARVATIKTEHGVIKRAFTKICVLPIDALEEPCSSDIPNS; from the coding sequence ATGGGTCATGCTTACACTAACTGTACATCATCTCGATgtcaaaaatgcaatttaaaacaTCACACATTGTTGCACTTTGTTCGAAAAAGTAATGCTGAACCTTATTCTGAACAAAATACTCAGGAGTCTCAGGGTGCAGCAAATTCCTTAGTGAATACTACAATAAATATGTCTAGTGAACGGTGTTATAACAAAGAGCAAGTGTTGTTACAAACGGCTCTAGTGCAGGTGAAAGACATAAACGGTGGCTACCAGGTGTGTCGAGCACTTTTGGATAGTGGCAGCCAGAGCCATTTTATATCACAGAAGTGTAGTGATAGATTGGGTTTACCTAAAATAGAGTTGTCATCTACTATAACGGGTGTTGGAAAAACAATAAACCAATTAAAGTATCGGTGTATGGTCCAGTTAGAAGGGCTTAAAACCAATTATAAAACTGAACTTTCATGTTTGGTAATCCCTATTCTAAGTGACAATTACCCATCAAATTCCTTTAGTACAGGGAATTGGCCTATTCCAAACCACATAAATTTAGCTGATCCAAGTTTTAATCATTCAGGGGATATTGATATCCTTATTGGTGGAAGTGTTTATTTGAATTTGTTGTGTATAGGTCAAATCAGTCTGGGTGAGGGTTTGCCTGTCCTACAAAAAACAAGGCTAGGCTGGATTATTGGTGGTGAGTGTAACAAGGGAAATCTTAACAAGGTATTACGACCATCCAGTTTCAGTTGTCATTTTTCAGGAAAGTTTAGTATTGAGGACATGTTGCAAAGGTTCTGGGAGGTGGAGGAGGTGCAAGTTGAGAAAAAATTGTTGTCAGGTGAGGAGCAACAGTGTGAGGGTATTTTCTCTAAAACAACAAGTCGAAATGAGTCTGGGCGTTTCATAGTCCATATTCCCCTAAAGGATTCACCAGAATGTTTAGGTGATTCGAGACACCAGGCTGTGAGGAGGTTCTTTGCATTGGAaaataaattggcaaaaaatccaatattaagtgaaaaatatatagcaTTCATGGAAGAGTACAAGCGTCTAGGACATATGGTGGAAGTCCCTCCAGAGGAGTTAAATAAGAGtccttctttttattttccacACCATTGTGTGACCAATGATAAGAGTCCAACTACTAAATTAAGAGTAGTGTTTGACGGGTCTGCTGTTTCTGAGAGTGGTGAGTCTTTAAATAGTATCCAGTTAGTGGGACCTACTCTGCAAGATGAGTTATTTCAAATCATTTTAAGATTCAGACAACATAATGTGGTTATATGTGCTgacattattaaaatgtatcgGCAGATACTGATTCATCCTAGTCAGTTGGACTTGCAGAGAATTGTATGGAGGTCAGATCCATCTCATGATCTTTTAACGTATAAACTTCAAACAGTAACTTATGGCACATCCTCTGCCCCATACCTGGCAGTCCGATGCTTAAAACAGTTGGCAAGTGAGTCAAGTGACACATATCCAAAGGCATCCAAGGTCATTGACAAGGATTTCTATATGGATGACTGGATATCCGGATCTGAGTCTGCTGGTGGAGCTATTAACCTGTGTAATGAAGTGAGTGAGGTGTTAAGATCTGGAGGTTTTGAGTtacaaaaatgggcatctaaTAGCAAGGAAGTGTTAGATCATCTAAGGGACAAATACTCATTATCCTCTATTTTAGTGTTTGGTGAATCAGAAAAAACAAAGACCTTGGGTTTGTACTGGTTGTGTGATGAAGATTACTTGATGTTtcgtattaataataatgataggGATCGAATAACAAAGAGAACTGTGTTATCAGACATAGCACAAATTTTTGACCCTTTGGGGCTGGTGGCTCCATGTGTTATTGTAGCAAAGGTGATCCTTCAGAGGTTATGGTTAAACAAACTGTCATGGGATGAGTCCCTTCCCTCAGATCTTAATACTAGGTGGTGTAATTTTAAGCAACAACTTCCAAAATTGAATTATGTGAAAATACCCCGACATGTGTTATGTTATAATCCAGTAAGCATCGAAATTCATGGGTTTTCTGACGCTTCCTTGGAAGCTTATGGAGCATGTATATATTTACGTAGTGTGACCAAGAGTGGGGATATGCAAGTGAGATTATTATGCTCAAAGTCGAAGGTGTCACCCTTAAAGGTATTAACAATACCCAGATTAGAGCTTTGTGCTGCCTATTTATTGGCTACCTTAGTAAATAAGGTAagaatattaatgaatttaaaatttgatgcgTGTTATCTATGGACCGACTCTAGTGTATGTTTGAGCTGGATTAAAACGCCACCAAATCTCTTGCAGACCTTTGTAGGTAATAGGGTTTGTCAAATCCAGTCAATGAGTTCCCCTGATCAGTGGAATCACATTTCATCGCAGGATAATCCTGCAGATGTATTATCTCGAGGTATTAGCCCACAAAACCTTGGTAGTTTTGAGTTATGGTGGAGAGGTCCCCATTGGCTTGCTTATCCTAATCATGACTGgccaaaatccaaatttaacCCTCTAGAAGTACTACCTGAGCTTAAACGACAAGTGATGTCTTTTAAAATAGAGGAAGTTAATCCCTTTCCTTTTAACCGATTTTCCTCTTTGTCTAAGTTACAGCGTGTGTGTGCCTATTGCTGGagattcattaaaaattgtcaaaagaAAGGGTCACCTGAAAAATCTTCTAATGTGAGTAGTTCTTATTTGTCTGTGTCTGAGCTTCAAGAAGCTTTTTTGGTGTTGATTAAAATCTCACAACAGAAAAGTTTTAGTGAAGAAATAATAGATTTATCCAACAATAGAAGTGTGAGTAAATCTAGCAAACTTAAAAGGTTAAATCCATTTCTAGATGACAAAGGATTCCTTAGAGTAGGTGGGCGGTTAGAACAATCTAATTTTGATTTCGATAAAAAACATCCAATTGTGCTTGATAGTAAACATGAGCTTACAGGTCTTTTATTCAAGCATGAGCACATTAGATTATATCATGCTGGTCCCCAGTTGCTATTATATTCGGTGAGAGATAAGTACTGGCCTATAGGAGGCAGAACTCTAGCTAGAAAGATAGTGTATGAATGTGTCAGGTGTTTCAGAGCTAAACCAAGAAATAAGAGTGTCATTATGGGAATGTTACCTGCTGATCGGGTAATACCTGCCCCTCATTTTTCTTCATGTGGAGTAGACTATGCGGGTCCAgtgcttattaaaaataaaaggggtAAGGGGTGTATTAAAATAAAGGGATATATCGCAGTTTTTGTCTGTTTTACTACAAAAGCTATACACCTTGAAGTAGTAACTGAACTAACAAAAGAAGCCTTTATAGCGACATTTCGGCGATTTGTGGCGCGGCGTGGTAAACCCAACAAGATGTTCTCAGATAATGGTACAAATTTTGTTGGGGCTAAGAGTGAACTAGAGGCACTTGGTAAGTTTCTTCAGGAGTCCAGTGATAATATTAGTGAATTAATTGCCAATCAAGGTGTGGAGTGGCATTTCATACCTGCCTTTTCACCTCATTTCGGAGGGCTATGGGAGGCCGGTGTAAAATCCTGCAAGGTTCATTTAAAGAGGGTACTGGCAAATGCGTGTTTAGTATATGAAGATTTTTCTACTGTTTTGTGTGAAATTGAAGCCATTTTAAACTCCCGACCCCTAACACCCATGTCCAATGACCCTAGTGACTATTCCGCTCTAACTCCCTCACATTTTTTGATTGGGCGACCAATGATGCCTTTACCAGATCCAGAGGTGCGACATATACCCGAAAATAGACTTTCCGTGTATCAACGCTTTCAACAGATGCAACAACATTTCTGGTCGCGTTGGGCAGTTGAATATGTCTCCGAGCTGCAAGTTCTGCAAAAGTGGCACACCAGTCAACAAAGCCTGAAACCAGGCATGTTGGTAGTTGTTAAGGAAAACAACATTTCTCCTCTTCGGTGGTGTATGGGTCGTATCGAGAAAGTTCATCCTGGTCAAGATGGAGTGGCTAGAGTGGCAACCATAAAAACTGAGCATGGAGTGATTAAAAGAgcatttactaaaatttgtgTACTACCTATAGATGCTTTAGAGGAGCCATGCTCTAGTGACATCCCTAACTCCTAA